The nucleotide sequence AGGCCGACGGTCAGCCAGATCAGGCGCTGCATGCGTTGCAGGAAGTGCTGGTGGTGGGTGATGTCCAGCAGCAGGGTCAGGCGCGGCGAGCCCGGCTGGTCGACAAACAGCGGTGCATTCAACACCCGGTAATCGGTGCCGTTGTCACTGATGGTCGAAAGCCCCGCGGTTTGCGGGAGTTTTTCCGGCAGGCGGGTCGAGCTGTCATACCAGCGTTGGCCGTCGCTGCCGGTGATGCGCAGGGACAGATCGGCCTGCCGGCTCAACTCATCGGCCAGGCGCACTTCGCTGTCACTCGACTGCAGGTCATGCAGCGCCCGACGCAGTCCGATCAGCTTGCCGTCCAACAACTGTTGGTCCAGTTCGACGAAATGCGCCTCGCTGGCGCGACTGAACAACACCCCGGCCACCAGCGACACGGCGGCGGTGCAGGCGGCGAACAGCAGCGCCAGGCGGCCGCTCAAGGACAGTCGGCGCATCAGGCCGGACGCTCTTCAAGCACGTAACCCATGCCGCGCACGGTGTGAATCAGTTTGTTCGGGAACTCGTCGTCGATCTTCAGGCGCAGGCGGCGGATCGCCACCTCGATGACATTGGTGTCGCTGTCGAAATTCATGTCCCAGACCTGCGAGGCAATCAACGATTTGGGCAGCACTTCGCCCTGGCGGCGCAGGAGCATTTCCAGCAGCGAGAACTCCTTGGCGGTCAGGTCGATACGCTGGCCGTTGCGTTCGACGCGGCGGCGGATCAGATCCAGGCGCAAGTCGGCCAGTTGCAGGCTGGTTTCCTGGGGCTGGGCGCTGCCGCGACGCAGCAGGCTGCGCACACGGGCCAGCAGCTCGGAGAAGGCAAAGGGCTTGACCAGGTAGTCGTCGGCGCCCAGTTCGAGGCCGTGGACCCGGTCTTCCACGGCGTCTCGTGCTGTGAGAAAAAGCACCGGCGTGTCGAGGCCCGCGCCGCGCACGGCCTGGAGGATCTGCCAGCCATCGCGGCCGGGCAGCATCACGTCGAGAATCAACAACGCGTAGTCACCGCTCAGCGCCATCTGCTGGCCGGTGCTGCCGTCGGCCACCAGCTCGGTGTTGAACCCGGCTTCGGCCAGGCCCTGGCGCAGGTAATGACCGGTTTTCGCTTGGTCTTCGACGATCAGCAGTTTCATGGACAACTCGGGGCAGAGGGAACGAAGGCTTTATACCGTGGGCAGTGTCTGCACGGGCCAACCTGACAAAGTTGTAATCTGTTCGTCAGCTTGCGGGCAGCGTAGACAGTTTAAGGTTTTGCGCACGCTGAACCTCATCTTGTTGGAGTACGACCATGTTTTTACGTAATCTGCTGGCCGCCGGCCTGTTGGCATTGAGTTCGCCGCTGTGGGCTGCGCCGGGTCACAGCTACGACTTCGGTCAGCCGGCCCCGGCCGCCAAGGCGAGCCGCAGTGTGGAAGTGGTGATGGGCGACATGTCGTTCACGCCCAAGGCCATCGAGATCAAGGCCGGTGAGACCGTTCGCTTTGTGCTGGTGAATAAGGGGCAATTGCTGCATGAATTCAACCTGGGCGATGCGGCGATGCATGCCAGCCATCAACAGGAAATGCTCAAGATGCAGCAGAGCGGCATGCTGACGCCTACGGGCGTGAAAGAAATGGACCACGGCGCTATGGCGGGCATGGATCACGCGTCCCACGGCCAGGCCATGAAGCACGATGATCCGAACAGCGTGCTGGTGGAGCCGGGGAAAACCGCCGAATTGACCTGGACCTTCAGCAAGGCCACCAGCCTCGAGTTTGCCTGCAATATTCCCGGCCACTACCAGGCGGGCATGGTCGGCAAGTTGACTGTCAGTCAGTAAGCACTCTAAGGCGGGAGCAAAGGCTGATAGAATCCGCTGATTATTCAGTCAGGTTTCCGCCATGCATCCCGCAGCCGAACACTCGCCGCTGGGCAAATCCAGCGAATACATCGCCACGTACACGCCGTCCTTGCTGTTCCCGATCCCGCGCACCGCGAAATGGGCCGAGCTGGGCCTGACGGCCGAGACCCTGCCGTACAAGGGCGTGGACTTCTGGAACTGCTTCGAGCTGTCGTGGCTGCTGCCGTCCGGCAAGCCGGTGGTGGCCATCGGTGAATTCAGCATCCCTGCGGACTCGCCGAACATCATCGAATCGAAGTCGTTCAAGTTGTACCTCAACTCCTTGAACCAGACGCCGTTCGAAGACACCGCCAGCCTGGAAGCGACGCTGGTCAAGGACCTCTCGGCAGCCGCAGGCAAACCGGTGGGCGTGCGGGTTCGCAGCTTGCGCGAGGTCGAGACCGAAGGCGTCGTGGCGTTGCCTGGCGTGTGCATCGACGAACTGGACATCAGCGTCAGCAACTATGAGCATCCGCGCCCTGAACTGCTGCGCTGCGATGATTCGCGCATTGTCGAGGAGAGCGTGCACAGTCACCTGCTCAAATCCAATTGCCCGGTGACCAGCCAGCCCGACTGGGGCAGCGTAGTGGTCGAGTACCGGGGCGCGGCGCTGGATCACGCGAGCCTGCTGGAATACATCGTCAGCTTCCGCCAGCACTCGGATTTCCATGAA is from Pseudomonas sp. MYb118 and encodes:
- the queF gene encoding NADPH-dependent 7-cyano-7-deazaguanine reductase QueF (Catalyzes the NADPH-dependent reduction of 7-cyano-7-deazaguanine (preQ0) to 7-aminomethyl-7-deazaguanine (preQ1) in queuosine biosynthesis) — protein: MHPAAEHSPLGKSSEYIATYTPSLLFPIPRTAKWAELGLTAETLPYKGVDFWNCFELSWLLPSGKPVVAIGEFSIPADSPNIIESKSFKLYLNSLNQTPFEDTASLEATLVKDLSAAAGKPVGVRVRSLREVETEGVVALPGVCIDELDISVSNYEHPRPELLRCDDSRIVEESVHSHLLKSNCPVTSQPDWGSVVVEYRGAALDHASLLEYIVSFRQHSDFHEQCVERIFLDLQRLLKPEKLTVYARYVRRGGLDINPYRSTESVQLPNHRLVRQ
- a CDS encoding plastocyanin/azurin family copper-binding protein; the protein is MFLRNLLAAGLLALSSPLWAAPGHSYDFGQPAPAAKASRSVEVVMGDMSFTPKAIEIKAGETVRFVLVNKGQLLHEFNLGDAAMHASHQQEMLKMQQSGMLTPTGVKEMDHGAMAGMDHASHGQAMKHDDPNSVLVEPGKTAELTWTFSKATSLEFACNIPGHYQAGMVGKLTVSQ
- a CDS encoding heavy metal response regulator transcription factor translates to MKLLIVEDQAKTGHYLRQGLAEAGFNTELVADGSTGQQMALSGDYALLILDVMLPGRDGWQILQAVRGAGLDTPVLFLTARDAVEDRVHGLELGADDYLVKPFAFSELLARVRSLLRRGSAQPQETSLQLADLRLDLIRRRVERNGQRIDLTAKEFSLLEMLLRRQGEVLPKSLIASQVWDMNFDSDTNVIEVAIRRLRLKIDDEFPNKLIHTVRGMGYVLEERPA